In Rahnella sikkimica, the following are encoded in one genomic region:
- a CDS encoding DUF2065 domain-containing protein — MNSTILLALALVLVLEGLGPMLYPKSWRKMILTLANLPDHILRRFGGGLVVAGFVIYYMLRGRLGG; from the coding sequence ATGAATTCGACAATCTTGCTGGCACTGGCCTTAGTTTTGGTTCTGGAAGGCCTAGGGCCGATGCTTTATCCTAAATCCTGGAGAAAAATGATCCTCACGCTGGCGAATCTCCCCGATCACATTTTGCGCCGTTTTGGCGGGGGTCTTGTGGTTGCGGGCTTCGTAATTTACTACATGTTGCGTGGTCGTCTGGGTGGTTGA